A single genomic interval of Musa acuminata AAA Group cultivar baxijiao chromosome BXJ3-4, Cavendish_Baxijiao_AAA, whole genome shotgun sequence harbors:
- the LOC135636766 gene encoding E3 ubiquitin-protein ligase BIG BROTHER-like isoform X2: MAMEFDTKEKKQVNVHYMNIPVPYVVEENFGGYFHSHDDIAWAEELQNQESMYSSFQRNVHSDISEDSSSASSRLHNGHNKSMGESNSSGTARFESQLARDEAFARELQELENQLADTSLGEITKIEANITPAQSSTANVEPNSASPSSQVAREDDIDPDSMSYEELQQLGETIGAESRGLSDELISLLQSSTYKTGLFSRKDKSEKCVICCMAYKNRDKLIKLPCQHQYHKVCITKWLKINKCFPG; encoded by the exons ATGGCAATGGAATTCGACACAAAGGAAAAGAAGCAGGTGAATGTccattacatgaatatccctgtaCCTTATGTGGTGGAAGAGAATTTTGGAGGCTATTTCCACAGTCACGATGACATTGCATGGGCTGAGGAGCTTCAGAATCAG GAAAGCATGTACAGCTCATTTCAAAGAAATGTTCATAGTGACATATCGGAAGATTCATCAAGTGCCAGTTCTAGGCTGCATAATGGCCATAATAAAAGCATGGGAGAAAGCAATTCTTCAGGAACTGCTAGATTTGAGTCACAGCTAGCTCGTGATGAAGCTTTTGCCAGAGAACTGCAGGAATTAGAGAATCAGCTTGCTGATACTTCACTTGGTGAAATTACCAAAATAGAAGCTA ATATAACTCCTGCACAGTCTTCCACTGCAAATGTTGAGCCCAATTCTGCAAGCCCATCTTCTCAG GTTGCAAGGGAGGATGATATTGATCCAGACAGTATGAGTTATGAG GAGTTGCAGCAATTGGGTGAAACCATAGGTGCTGAAAGCAGAGGATTGTCAGATGAGCTGATTTCCCTCTTGCAATCCTCAACATACAAAACAGGGTTATTTTCAAGAAAAGACAAATCTGAGAA ATGTGTGATATGTTGCATGGCTTACAAAAACCGAGATAAGTTGATTAAGTTACCCTGCCAGCATCAATACCATAAAGTCTGTATCACTAAATGgttaaagatcaataag TGTTTCCCTGGTTGA
- the LOC135637283 gene encoding uncharacterized protein LOC135637283 has product MAATEEKSLAERKPRSVFDLPPGFFDSCRLLRSLQSETLRRIPDPSPVTAETGVAGSVGERVDVEVESVRAGEMGKEAAASSSRWTCNTCKAEFDSLQDQRSHFKSDLHRLNVKLSIAGKNIIKEDDFDNLGGDPVYEDFDVSSISGSEDEFENDPIHQSCLSSKGKERDKQKPCFYLQSGDIVSVWRCLLMDETEDISFENSKSNHMVSGDTYLEETELINRLKTLVCEPRDRSHLRIVLLASGGHFAGCVFDGNFVIAHKTFHRYVVRAKAGKRQSAKDATGKAANSAGSSLRRYNEAALKKEIQELLVSWKSFIDSSSCIFIHAPSRSRQMFFDGEKPQLSSQDHKIRHVPSTVRRPTFKEAVRIYQQLTSLAYEVDENHIPDEDTSSRVSCEGNSIPQSNDSNSSGHLEIKKSSSGSGSGVIQGLAIAVEAVNASSYRDETTPLHEAAKCGDAERTLELLEQGLNPCIKDGRGRTPYMLASEKEVRNIFRRFMAINPDKWDWHAANVPSPLTKEIEEAQAAKQAEKDAKRKAKAKELKKLRKAKEKAKAQAAISENASAAVSQNQGASASAHIQQPQSNQPVLSKEEEQRRALAAEREKRAAAAERRIAALNARLTSTTVAPPSSSAPKSGAGDAICSCCSASLEGKVPFHRYDYKYCSTSCMHVHREMLEDG; this is encoded by the exons ATGGCGGCGACGGAGGAGAAGAGCCTCGCGGAGCGGAAGCCCCGCTCCGTCTTCGATCTCCCGCCTGGCTTCTTCGATTCGTGCCGCCTTCTCCGCTCCCTCCAATCCGAAACCCTTCGGCGGATCCCGGACCCTTCTCCGGTGACGGCCGAGACCGGGGTTGCCGGGAGCGTCGGCGAGAGAGTGGATGTGGAGGTCGAGTCGGTTCGTGCTGGGGAGATGGGGAAGGAGGCCGCCGCCTCGTCGTCTAGGTGGACGTGCAACACCTGCAAGGCAGAGTTTGATTCTCTCCAGGACCAGCGCTCCCACTTCAAATCCGACCTCCACCGCCTGAAC GTCAAGCTGAGCATTGCTGGCAAGAATATTATCAAGGAAGACGACTTTGACAACTTGGGTGGTGATCCTGTATATGAGGACTTTGATGTGTCTAGTATCTCTGGTTCAGAAGATGAGTTTGAGAATGATCCTATCCATCAGAGCTGCCTCTCGAGCAAAGGAAAAGAACGTGATAAACAAAAGCCATGTTTCTATCTTCAGTCAGGTGATATAGTTTCAGTATGGAGATGCTTGCTCATGGATGAAACTGAAGATATATCTTTTGAGAACAGCAAGTCAAACCATATGGTAAGTGGAGATACATACTTAGAAGAGACAGAGTTGATTAACAGATTGAAAACTTTGGTTTGTGAACCTCGAGATAGGTCACATCTAAGGATTGTTTTGCTTGCAAGTGGTGGTCATTTTGCTGGCTGTGTTTTTGATGGGAACTTTGTCATAGCTCACAAGACATTTCACAG GTATGTCGTTAGAGCAAAGGCTGGCAAGAGGCAATCTGCCAAAGATGCAACCGGGAAAGCTGCAAATTCAGCTGGTTCATCTCTTCGCAGATATAATGAAGCTGCACTGAAAAAG GAAATTCAAGAATTGCTTGTCTCTTGGAAATCGTTCATCGATTCTTCCTCATGTATATTTATTCATGCTCCATCCAGGAGTCGTCAGATGTTTTTTGATGGGGAAAAGCCTCAGTTGAGTTCTCAAGATCATAAAATTAGACATGTTCCTTCGACTGTCCGTAGGCCAACATTCAAGGAAGCCGTACGTATATATCAGCAATTGACAAGCCTGGCCTATGAGGTAGATGAGAATCACATCCCAGATGAAGACACATCTTCTCGTGTATCTTGTGAAGGAAATAGCATTCCTCAATCCAATGATTCCAATTCCAGTGGGCACTTGGAGATCAAGAAATCCTCTTCTGGATCAGGTTCAGGGGTAATACAAGGTTTGGCAATTGCAGTTGAGGCAGTTAATGCATCATCTTATAGGGATGAAACAACACCTCTGCATGAAGCAGCAAAGTGCGGTGATGCTGAACGAACTCTTGAGCTTCTTGAACAAGGTCTAAATCCCTGTATTAAAGATGGTAGAGGTCGGACTCCATACATGTTAGCATCAGAGAAGGAAGTCAGAAACATTTTTAGAAGATTTATGGCGATAAATCCTGATAAGTGGGACTGGCATGCTGCCAATGTGCCAAGTCCATTGACAAAGGAAATCGAAGAGGCGCAAGCGGCAAAACAG GCTGAGAAGGATGCCAAGAGGAAGGCAAAGGCTAAAGAGTTGAAGAAGTTGCGGAAAGCGAAAGAAAAGGCAAAG GCCCAAGCTGCCATTTCCGAAAATGCTTCGGCTGCTGTATCACAGAATCAAGGAGCATCTGCCTCGGCTCATATACAGCAGCCCCAAAGCAATCAGCCTGTTTTGTCTAAAGAG GAGGAACAGAGAAGGGCACTGGCAGCAGAAAGAGAAAAGAGAGCAGCCGCAGCAGAGAGGAGAATAGCAGCTCTAAATGCTCGACTAACGAGCACCACGGTAGCACCACCGAGCAGCTCAGCGCCTAAGAGCGGAGCTGGCGATGCCATTTGCTCCTGCTGCAGTGCCTCCTTGGAAGGGAAAGTCCCTTTCCACAGGTATGATTACAAGTACTGCAGCACCTCTTGCATGCATGTCCATAGAGAGATGCTGGAGGATGGATAA
- the LOC135636766 gene encoding E3 ubiquitin-protein ligase BIG BROTHER-like isoform X1: protein MAMEFDTKEKKQVNVHYMNIPVPYVVEENFGGYFHSHDDIAWAEELQNQESMYSSFQRNVHSDISEDSSSASSRLHNGHNKSMGESNSSGTARFESQLARDEAFARELQELENQLADTSLGEITKIEANITPAQSSTANVEPNSASPSSQVAREDDIDPDSMSYEELQQLGETIGAESRGLSDELISLLQSSTYKTGLFSRKDKSEKCVICCMAYKNRDKLIKLPCQHQYHKVCITKWLKINKACPVCSEEVFGS, encoded by the exons ATGGCAATGGAATTCGACACAAAGGAAAAGAAGCAGGTGAATGTccattacatgaatatccctgtaCCTTATGTGGTGGAAGAGAATTTTGGAGGCTATTTCCACAGTCACGATGACATTGCATGGGCTGAGGAGCTTCAGAATCAG GAAAGCATGTACAGCTCATTTCAAAGAAATGTTCATAGTGACATATCGGAAGATTCATCAAGTGCCAGTTCTAGGCTGCATAATGGCCATAATAAAAGCATGGGAGAAAGCAATTCTTCAGGAACTGCTAGATTTGAGTCACAGCTAGCTCGTGATGAAGCTTTTGCCAGAGAACTGCAGGAATTAGAGAATCAGCTTGCTGATACTTCACTTGGTGAAATTACCAAAATAGAAGCTA ATATAACTCCTGCACAGTCTTCCACTGCAAATGTTGAGCCCAATTCTGCAAGCCCATCTTCTCAG GTTGCAAGGGAGGATGATATTGATCCAGACAGTATGAGTTATGAG GAGTTGCAGCAATTGGGTGAAACCATAGGTGCTGAAAGCAGAGGATTGTCAGATGAGCTGATTTCCCTCTTGCAATCCTCAACATACAAAACAGGGTTATTTTCAAGAAAAGACAAATCTGAGAA ATGTGTGATATGTTGCATGGCTTACAAAAACCGAGATAAGTTGATTAAGTTACCCTGCCAGCATCAATACCATAAAGTCTGTATCACTAAATGgttaaagatcaataag GCATGTCCAGTATGCAGTGAAGAAGTTTTTGGTTCTTAA
- the LOC103982335 gene encoding F-box/LRR-repeat protein At3g48880 isoform X5 — protein sequence MRPSNPSLEVDRSENINPNWHENVLIQSGEFEIEPICAYNPINAKQSESPRATLNEDSPDMEGGRRWEEMPVDCLVDIFRRLGLHDLTLSVPFVCRCWRRASLDPGCWRRLDFRSLDFMPWSHFSRSFNSCYRLSSLSFSAFMRFVVARSRGSAAELLFPLSFGASIQDLTFVSMK from the coding sequence ATGAGACCTTCGAACCCGAGCCTCGAAGTGGACCGGTCCGAAAACATAAACCCAAATTGGCACGAGAATGTGCTGATTCAATCGGGCGAATTCGAAATCGAACCGATTTGTGCTTATAATCCAATCAACGCAAAGCAGAGCGAGTCGCCAAGGGCAACGTTGAACGAAGACTCCCCCGACATGGAGGGCGGAAGAAGGTGGGAGGAGATGCCGGTGGACTGCCTGGTCGACATCTTCCGGCGGCTCGGCCTCCACGACCTCACCCTCTCGGTGCCCTTCGTCTGCAGGTGCTGGCGGCGCGCCTCCCTCGATCCCGGCTGCTGGCGGCGCCTCGACTTCCGGTCGCTTGACTTCATGCCGTGGAGCCACTTCTCCAGGAGCTTCAACTCTTGCTACCGCCTCAGCAGCCTTTCCTTCTCCGCCTTCATGAGGTTCGTGGTCGCCCGCAGCCGCGGCTCCGCGGCGGAGCTCCTCTTCCCCTTGTCCTTCGGCGCGTCGATCCAAGACCTGACCTTCGTCTCGATGAAGTGA
- the LOC103982335 gene encoding F-box/LRR-repeat protein At3g48880 isoform X2: MADQRPPVAVVNCLITIPKCWRRASLDPGCWRRLDFRSLDFMPWSHFSRSFNSCYRLSSLSFSAFMRFVVARSRGSAAELLFPLSFGASIQDLTFVSMKCPRLKRLALPENFMLEDDLLIPELVGRWRDLEQLEMETKPSSFLEMIAVIGRNCSRFGRLKVRGLIGKEDARAIVDCLPDLNHLELSKSYLTKEELVVIVNGCRKLERLTVKDCLGLQVDDEVVRSASRIKCFEHEGSKLLDDYGYETDESEQQSGFFYW; encoded by the exons ATGGCCGATCAACGTCCTCCTGTTGCTGTTGTCAATTGCCTGATCACTATACCCAA GTGCTGGCGGCGCGCCTCCCTCGATCCCGGCTGCTGGCGGCGCCTCGACTTCCGGTCGCTTGACTTCATGCCGTGGAGCCACTTCTCCAGGAGCTTCAACTCTTGCTACCGCCTCAGCAGCCTTTCCTTCTCCGCCTTCATGAGGTTCGTGGTCGCCCGCAGCCGCGGCTCCGCGGCGGAGCTCCTCTTCCCCTTGTCCTTCGGCGCGTCGATCCAAGACCTGACCTTCGTCTCGATGAA ATGCCCGAGGTTGAAGCGTCTGGCTTTGCCTGAAAACTTTATGCTAGAAGACGACCTGCTCATCCCGGAGCTCGTCGGGCGATGGAGAGACCTCGAGCAGCTCGAGATGGAGACGAAGCCCTCCTCCTTCTTGGAGATGATCGCCGTGATCGGCCGTAACTGTAGCAGGTTCGGCCGGTTGAAGGTGCGCGGTCTGATCGGCAAGGAAGACGCGAGGGCCATCGTGGATTGTCTTCCGGACCTGAACCACTTGGAGCTGAGCAAATCCTACTTGACGAAGGAGGAGTTGGTGGTGATCGTAAATGGCTGCAGAAAGCTAGAAAGATTGACCGTGAAGGATTGCCTGGGTCTTCAAGTGGACGATGAGGTGGTCAGATCGGCGTCAAGGATCAAGTGCTTCGAACATGAGGGTTCGAAGCTGCTTGATGATTATGGATATGAGACAGATGAATCGGAGCAGCAATCTGGATTTTTCTACTGGTGA
- the LOC103982335 gene encoding mitochondrial import inner membrane translocase subunit TIM23-1 isoform X4: MADPRTYGGDDADHRQGSGGRRLYSPYHELQIPYRTLYDLPTSPEFLFQEESVAQRRSWGENLTYYTGIGYLTGAAAGASLGLRCSLRSAEPGDTVKIRLNRILNSCGQDGRRIGNRVGVIGLLYAGLESGMVAARDTDDWVNSVVAGLGTGAVFKAANGPRSAAVAGAIGGLMVGAAVAGKQVLRRYVPI, encoded by the coding sequence ATGGCCGATCCGAGGACGTACGGAGGAGACGACGCCGATCATCGCCAGGGTTCGGGCGGGCGGCGGCTTTACAGCCCCTACCACGAATTGCAGATCCCCTACCGAACCCTCTACGACCTCCCCACCTCGCCGGAGTTCCTCTTCCAGGAGGAGTCCGTCGCCCAGCGCCGCTCCTGGGGCGAGAACCTCACCTACTACACCGGCATCGGGTACCTCACCGGCGCCGCTGCTGGCGCTTCGCTCGGCCTGCGCTGCTCTCTCCGCTCCGCTGAGCCTGGGGACACCGTCAAGATCCGGCTCAACCGCATCCTTAACTCTTGCGGCCAGGATGGCCGCCGGATCGGCAACCGCGTCGGCGTCATCGGCCTCTTGTACGCCGGGCTTGAGAGCGGGATGGTTGCCGCGAGGGATACCGACGACTGGGTCAACAGCGTCGtcgccgggctcggtaccggggcCGTATTCAAGGCCGCCAACGGGCCGCGGTCGGCGGCCGTCGCTGGCGCCATCGGCGGGCTCATGGTTGGAGCTGCTGTAGCGGGGAAGCAGGTCTTGAGGAGATACGTGCCCATCTAG
- the LOC135635301 gene encoding uncharacterized protein LOC135635301: protein MLVSRVLGRVLGAASKSESFATSAAAAAADSARRAHNPLEEFFEVDRSTDEEKPVVYGRGWKASELRLKSWDDLQKLWYVLLKEKNLLMTQRQMLHAQNLRFPNPERIPKVRKSMCRIKHVLTERAIAEPDPRRSAEMKRMINAL from the exons ATGTTGGTGTCCAGGGTTTTGGGGCGAGTGCTTGGCGCCGCTTCCAAATCGGAGTCCTTTGCGACTTCCGCCGCGGCGGCCGCTGCAGATTCGGCTAGGAGGGCACATAATCCTCTCGAGGAGTTCTTTGAGGTGGACAGAAGCACGGATGAAGAAAAACCCGTCGTTTATG GACGTGGTTGGAAGGCTTCTGAATTGCGTCTCAAATCTTGGGATGACCTTCAGAAGCTGTGGTACGTCCTTCTGAAGGAAAAGAATCTGCTAATGACTCAACGCCAAATGCTTCATGCTCAGAACCTTCGCTTTCCTAACCCAGAACGAATTCCGAAG GTAAGGAAGTCAATGTGTCGAATAAAGCATGTCTTAACTGAGAGAGCAATTGCTGAACCTGATCCAAGGAGGTCTGCAGAAATGAAGAGGATGATTAATGCCTTGTGA
- the LOC135634803 gene encoding uncharacterized protein LOC135634803 — MEFCPMCGNLLQIEPAASGRRLRFFCPTCPYVCPVTNKIVKKQHLAKKELETIFSGADAMKFAPKTATTCPRCHNGEAFFRQMQIRSADEPMTTFYKCCNDNCQHEWRDD, encoded by the exons ATGGAGTTCTGCCCGATGTGTGGGAACCTGTTGCAGATCGAGCCGGCGGCGAGCGGGCGGAGGCTGCGCTTCTTTTGCCCCACCTGCCCTTACGTCTGCCCCGTCACCAACAAG ATCGTCAAGAAGCAGCATTTGGCGAAGAAAGAGTTGGAGACCATCTTCAGCGGAGCCGACGCCATGAAGTTTGCCCCCAAAACCGCAA CAACCTGTCCAAGATGTCACAATGGAGAGGCATTCTTCAGACAAATGCAAATTCGATCcgctgatgaaccaatgacaacaTTTTACAAGTGCTGCAATGATAATTGTCAACATGAATGGCGAGATGACTGA
- the LOC103982335 gene encoding F-box/LRR-repeat protein At3g48880 isoform X3 yields the protein MRPSNPSLEVDRSENINPNWHENVLIQSGEFEIEPICAYNPINAKQSESPRATLNEDSPDMEGGRRWEEMPVDCLVDIFRRLGLHDLTLSVPFVCRCWRRASLDPGCWRRLDFRSLDFMPWSHFSRSFNSCYRLSSLSFSAFMRFVVARSRGSAAELLFPLSFGASIQDLTFVSMKRPAHPGARRAMERPRAARDGDEALLLLGDDRRDRP from the exons ATGAGACCTTCGAACCCGAGCCTCGAAGTGGACCGGTCCGAAAACATAAACCCAAATTGGCACGAGAATGTGCTGATTCAATCGGGCGAATTCGAAATCGAACCGATTTGTGCTTATAATCCAATCAACGCAAAGCAGAGCGAGTCGCCAAGGGCAACGTTGAACGAAGACTCCCCCGACATGGAGGGCGGAAGAAGGTGGGAGGAGATGCCGGTGGACTGCCTGGTCGACATCTTCCGGCGGCTCGGCCTCCACGACCTCACCCTCTCGGTGCCCTTCGTCTGCAGGTGCTGGCGGCGCGCCTCCCTCGATCCCGGCTGCTGGCGGCGCCTCGACTTCCGGTCGCTTGACTTCATGCCGTGGAGCCACTTCTCCAGGAGCTTCAACTCTTGCTACCGCCTCAGCAGCCTTTCCTTCTCCGCCTTCATGAGGTTCGTGGTCGCCCGCAGCCGCGGCTCCGCGGCGGAGCTCCTCTTCCCCTTGTCCTTCGGCGCGTCGATCCAAGACCTGACCTTCGTCTCGATGAA ACGACCTGCTCATCCCGGAGCTCGTCGGGCGATGGAGAGACCTCGAGCAGCTCGAGATGGAGACGAAGCCCTCCTCCTTCTTGGAGATGATCGCCGTGATCGGCCGTAA
- the LOC103982335 gene encoding F-box/LRR-repeat protein At3g48880 isoform X1, whose protein sequence is MRPSNPSLEVDRSENINPNWHENVLIQSGEFEIEPICAYNPINAKQSESPRATLNEDSPDMEGGRRWEEMPVDCLVDIFRRLGLHDLTLSVPFVCRCWRRASLDPGCWRRLDFRSLDFMPWSHFSRSFNSCYRLSSLSFSAFMRFVVARSRGSAAELLFPLSFGASIQDLTFVSMKCPRLKRLALPENFMLEDDLLIPELVGRWRDLEQLEMETKPSSFLEMIAVIGRNCSRFGRLKVRGLIGKEDARAIVDCLPDLNHLELSKSYLTKEELVVIVNGCRKLERLTVKDCLGLQVDDEVVRSASRIKCFEHEGSKLLDDYGYETDESEQQSGFFYW, encoded by the exons ATGAGACCTTCGAACCCGAGCCTCGAAGTGGACCGGTCCGAAAACATAAACCCAAATTGGCACGAGAATGTGCTGATTCAATCGGGCGAATTCGAAATCGAACCGATTTGTGCTTATAATCCAATCAACGCAAAGCAGAGCGAGTCGCCAAGGGCAACGTTGAACGAAGACTCCCCCGACATGGAGGGCGGAAGAAGGTGGGAGGAGATGCCGGTGGACTGCCTGGTCGACATCTTCCGGCGGCTCGGCCTCCACGACCTCACCCTCTCGGTGCCCTTCGTCTGCAGGTGCTGGCGGCGCGCCTCCCTCGATCCCGGCTGCTGGCGGCGCCTCGACTTCCGGTCGCTTGACTTCATGCCGTGGAGCCACTTCTCCAGGAGCTTCAACTCTTGCTACCGCCTCAGCAGCCTTTCCTTCTCCGCCTTCATGAGGTTCGTGGTCGCCCGCAGCCGCGGCTCCGCGGCGGAGCTCCTCTTCCCCTTGTCCTTCGGCGCGTCGATCCAAGACCTGACCTTCGTCTCGATGAA ATGCCCGAGGTTGAAGCGTCTGGCTTTGCCTGAAAACTTTATGCTAGAAGACGACCTGCTCATCCCGGAGCTCGTCGGGCGATGGAGAGACCTCGAGCAGCTCGAGATGGAGACGAAGCCCTCCTCCTTCTTGGAGATGATCGCCGTGATCGGCCGTAACTGTAGCAGGTTCGGCCGGTTGAAGGTGCGCGGTCTGATCGGCAAGGAAGACGCGAGGGCCATCGTGGATTGTCTTCCGGACCTGAACCACTTGGAGCTGAGCAAATCCTACTTGACGAAGGAGGAGTTGGTGGTGATCGTAAATGGCTGCAGAAAGCTAGAAAGATTGACCGTGAAGGATTGCCTGGGTCTTCAAGTGGACGATGAGGTGGTCAGATCGGCGTCAAGGATCAAGTGCTTCGAACATGAGGGTTCGAAGCTGCTTGATGATTATGGATATGAGACAGATGAATCGGAGCAGCAATCTGGATTTTTCTACTGGTGA
- the LOC135634850 gene encoding dof zinc finger protein 1-like, whose amino-acid sequence MRTNWGQNRALPTRVLHLHTFPPSNTDLGIKEWVGVAERNHPLLISKAVRSCGKRSLPRLLPAVLWMDATQWPQGIGLMKPVEESASSITTTAGGNTCTTARSQEMERRPRPHKEQSLGCPRCSSTNTKFCYYNNYSLTQPRYFCKSCRRYWTDGGSLRNVPVGGGSRKNKKSSLISSTTTKSSSSSVAAAAALPTTSTLFIPPSASLSTSPEAPKFHEARQDLHQHSHPGNTFATVAPLSTMELLKSEMEARNHLGPFMPEYPSGFGLQQLRPPTLTFPLDGIAGYRSLPGIQANASGKLLFPFEDLRPVVPSINVSDQFHQNKEQGSDPPGFWHGIIGGGGGGSW is encoded by the exons ATGCGCACAAACTGGGGCCAAAACAGGGCCCTCCCCACACGTGTGCTGCACCTGCACACATTCCCTCCCTCGAATACAGATCTCGGCATTAAAGAATGGGTTGGTGTTGCAGAAAGGAATCATCCTCTCCTCATCTCTAAGGCAGTCCGTTCCTGTGGAAAGCGCTCTCTTCCTCGTCTCCTTCCTGCTGTTCTTTGGATGGACGCTACCCAGTGGCCTCAG GGCATAGGGCTGATGAAGCCCGTGGAGGAGTCCGCGTCCTCCATCACAACCACCGCGGGAGGCAACACATGCACCACTGCCAGGTCACAGGAGATGGAGAGGAGGCCAAGGCCGCACAAGGAGCAGTCTCTGGGCTGCCCCCGGTGCAGctccaccaacaccaagttctgctactacaacaactacagcctCACGCAGCCCCGGTACTTCTGCAAGAGTTGCCGGAGGTATTGGACCGATGGCGGATCCCTTAGGAATGTCCCGGTGGGTGGTGGCTCAAGAAAGAACAAGAAATCCTCCCTGATCTCCTCCaccaccacgaaatcctcctcctcctccgtagcagcagcagcagcgttaCCTACCACCTCAACTCTGTTCATCCCTCCATCTGCATCCCTCTCCACCAGCCCCGAAGCTCCAAAGTTTCATGAGGCCCGGCAGGACCTCCACCAACATAGCCACCCTGGCAATACCTTTGCCACTGTCGCTCCTCTCTCTACCATGGAGCTACTGAAGAGTGAGATGGAAGCAAGAAACCACCTTGGCCCTTTCATGCCCGAATACCCATCCGGATTCGGATTGCAACAACTCAGACCACCTACTCTCACTTTTCCTTTGGATGGAATTGCTGGGTACAGGAGCTTGCCCGGAATCCAGGCGAACGCTAGTGGTAAGCTGCTGTTTCCTTTCGAGGACCTGAGGCCAGTAGTCCCATCAATCAATGTTTCCGATCAGTTCCATCAGAACAAGGAACAAGGAAGTGATCCTCCTGGTTTTTGGCACGGTAtcatcggaggaggaggaggaggctcatGGTAG
- the LOC103982328 gene encoding uncharacterized protein LOC103982328, producing the protein MASNSNKTAASSAFSSAGAYSYDQLLLQTLMSRLQLRPPYLDTNSFLSHSLDDFLLGDRGSDAEGSDGDDEGDDEDSGEGSKNRRLLSKEEAKLEKEIVRIVRSGNAVEALKANSGQSVAIGDHNICVAVHEEPGSEYRVWEWHGHIMLFDEENGYSAEYIYGNYFERLPEKKGRKQADDDDEEEIEDGQDKSKLKAGGSLGLRDLIQDLKDSINNGAGRVLHRNSLKDGSVAR; encoded by the coding sequence ATGGCTTCCAATTCTAACAAGACCGCCGCGTCCTCTGCCTTTTCCAGCGCCGGTGCCTATTCATACGACCAGCTCCTCCTTCAAACCCTCATGAGCCGCCTTCAGCTCCGCCCACCGTACCTCGACACCAACTCCTTCCTCTCTCACAGCCTCGACGACTTCCTCCTGGGTGACCGCGGCTCCGACGCGGAAGGCTCCGATGGCGACGACGAGGGGGATGACGAGGACAGCGGCGAAGGGTCGAAGAACCGCCGGCTCCTCTCCAAGGAGGAGGCCAAATTGGAGAAGGAGATCGTGCGGATCGTCCGCTCCGGCAACGCCGTCGAGGCCCTCAAGGCCAATTCTGGCCAGTCGGTGGCCATCGGTGATCACAACATCTGTGTCGCCGTCCACGAGGAGCCCGGGTCCGAGTACCGGGTGTGGGAGTGGCACGGACACATCATGCTCTTCGATGAGGAGAACGGGTACTCGGCCGAGTACATCTACGGGAATTACTTCGAGAGACTGCCGGAGAAGAAGGGTAGGAAACAGGCCGATGATGACGATGAGGAGGAAATTGAGGATGGTCAGGACAAGAGCAAGCTCAAGGCAGGTGGAAGCTTGGGGCTTAGGGATTTGATCCAGGACTTGAAGGACTCGATCAATAATGGGGCTGGGAGGGTTCTTCACAGGAACTCCTTGAAAGATGGATCAGTGGCAAGGTAA